A genomic window from Chanos chanos chromosome 14, fChaCha1.1, whole genome shotgun sequence includes:
- the surf4l gene encoding surfeit 4, like → MGHNDLMSTAEDVADQFLRVTKQYLPHVARLCLISTFLEDGIRMWFQWSEQKDYIEGTWGCGAFLATCFVLLNLLGQLGGCILILSRNFVQYACFGLFGIIALQTVAYSILWDPKFLMRNLALGGGLLLLLAESRSEGKSMFAGVPTVRESSPKQYMQLGGRVLLVLMFMTLLHFDADFFSILQNLVGTALIVLVAIGFKTKLAALTLVLWLLAINFYFNAFWTIPAYKPMHDFLKYDFFQTTSVIGGLLLVVALGPGGVSMDEKKKEW, encoded by the exons ATGGGCCACAATGATTTGATGAGTACTGCGGAGGACGTGGCGGATCAG tttcTGCGCGTGACGAAGCAGTACCTCCCCCACGTGGCGCGTCTGTGCCTGATCAGCACCTTCCTGGAGGACGGGATCCGGATGTGGTTCCAGTGGAGCGAACAGAAGGACTACATCGAGGGGACCTGGGGCTGCGGTGCCTTCCTGGCCACCTGCTTCGTCCTCCTCAACCTGTTGGGACAGCTAG GTGGCTGCATCCTTATTCTTAGCAGAAATTTTGTTCAGTATGCTTGCTTTGGGTTGTTCGGAATCATCGCCCTACAG aCTGTTGCCTACAGCATTTTATGGGATCCGAAGTTTTTGATGAG AAACCTGGCCCTAGGTGGTGgcttgttgctgttgctggCTGAGTCTCGTTCTGAGGGGAAAAGTATGTTTGCTGGCGTGCCCACCGTAAGAGAGAGCTCCCCTAAACAGTACATGCAGCTGGGAGGCCGCGTACTGCTGGTCCTCATGTTTATGACCCTGCTTCACTTTGATGCCGATTTCTTCTCT ATCCTGCAGAACTTGGTGGGCACCGCTCTCATCGTCCTCGTGGCCATCGGTTTCAAAACCAAACTGGCCGCCCTCACCCTGGTCCTGTGGCTGCTGGCCATCAACTTCTACTTCAACGCTTTCTGGACCATCCCGGCTTACAAGCCCATGCACGACTTCCTCAAGTACGACTTCTTCCAGACCACGTCGGTGATCGGCGGGCTCCTGCTGGTGGTGGCCCTCGGCCCCGGCGGCGTCTCCATGGACGAGAAGAAGAAGGAGTGGTGA
- the ciz1b gene encoding cdkn1a interacting zinc finger protein 1b → MSLERIRNRPKEMFGQKQLRHRQHQQQSSSPAVLRPLLPPPAALSMAHQKQPRPKIWLPNRPVTAGPAPCLPMINYHSTAPGNLLNPNPVMQRALLRQHVLVLSLLLHIYQDTSIQFHGRQGENEQAGSGGADWQMNKTLEGNSGKVEERIVSLNGQSVTSFPQQQGEPPLKKQKMNGSEESVEDSRKEHSGQNSNDSHSLETSGSREDGGSLLTDETVESLEPIRAAEVLGVGTSLKVTIQQSSESRAFSTGPEGSAGPSGPDGEKEKSKEHSGTFHCYTCKVTCLSQQDFQCHMSGVEHQQRMTEIQHMSNACLSTLLPYMQETLQGTHRHGERREGVQRWCAVCQNHFSGDLIEHRRTKEHKMSKHSSRPFCTVCERHFRTPRKFVEHMKSPEHKQRVEELREEGEPEILEELITVDAVGCFEGEDGYEEEHNEEEEEGPAADNCAQKEMTADVPQDYDYDSDTQLSASFVVPVAGFLCQLCHKFFHFESTARESHCKSLMHIQNLQRYKAMKIQGSTTQEDAEKKKKCSNTMEELGEPGTKAVCSEGLEHEPDRDKISQSDPKSEKQTSSNRLSPDSAVVIKRHTCVESNAEVGSTSNQVSLSHLEKRGYIEITL, encoded by the exons ATGAGTTTAGAACGTATCCGCAACAGACCGAAAGAGATGTTTGGCCAGAAGCAGCTACGTCATCGTCAGCACCAACAGCAGTCTTCATCACCTGCTGTCTTGCGGCCTCTCCTGCCACCTCCAGCAGCCCTGAGCATGGCCCATCAGAAACAGCCACGGCCCAAGATTTG GTTACCAAACAGACCTGTTACAGCTGGTCCTGCACCGTGTCTCCCCATGATCAACTACCACTCCACCGCTCCAGGTAATCTGCTCAATCCCAACCCAGTGATGCAGAGAGCACTGTTAAGGCAACACGTACTAG TATTGTCCTTGCTACTGCACATCTACCAGGACACCTCCATACAATTTCAtggaagacagggagagaatgaaCAAGCAGGCAGTGGAGGTGCAGACTGGCAGATGAATAAGACCCTAGAGGGAAATTCTGGGAAAGTGG AGGAGAGAATAGTATCGTTGAATGGACAGAGTGTGACCTCATTTCCACAGCAGCAGGGGGAGCCACCAttgaaaaagcagaaaatgaacGG GTCAGAGGAGTCCGTAGAGGATTCCAGGAAAGAACATTCTGGTCAGAATTCCAATGATTCACATTCACTGGAGACCTCAGGGTCTAGAG AGGACGGAGGAAGCCTGCTTACAGATGAGACTGTCGAATCTTTGGAACCAATCAGAGCTGCAGAG GTCCTGGGCGTGGGAACCTCTCTGAAGGTGACCATCCAGCAGAGCAGCGAGAGCCGAGCGTTCAGCACAGGACCGGAAGGATCCGCCGGGCCCTCGGGCCCAGACggcgagaaagagaaaagcaaggaACATTCTGGAACGTTCCACTGCTACACCTGTAAGGTCACCTGCCTCAGCCAACAG GACTTCCAGTGTCACATGAGTGGTGTGGAGCACCAGCAGCGTATGACGGAGATCCAGCATATGAGTAATGCCTGTTTGAGCACTCTCTTACCATACATGCAGGAGACGCTacagggcacacacagacatgg ggagaggagggagggagtaCAGCGCTGGTGTGCGGTTTGTCAGAATCACTTCTCGGGTGACCTCATCGAGCATCGGCGGACAAAAGAGCACAAG ATGTCAAAGCATTCCTCACGGCCTTTCTGCACCGTCTGCGAGCGACATTTTAGGACGCCACGCAAATTTGTGGAGCATATGAAGTCTCCAGAACACAAGCAAAGAGTCGAGGAG ctgagagaggaaggagagccAGAGATCCTGGAGGAACTAATCACGGTCGACGCTGTCGGATGTTTCGAGGGAGAGGACGGTTACGAGGAAGAGCAcaacgaggaagaggaggaaggccCGGCAGCTGACAAC TGCGCTCAGAAGGAAATGACTGCAGACGTGCCGCAGGATTACGATTATGACTCAGACACGCAGCTCA gcgcCAGTTTTGTGGTTCCTGTTGCTGGCTTTCTCTGTCAGCTCTGCCATAAGTTCTTCCATTTTGAGTCCACTGCTAGGGAGTCACACTGCAAGTCTCTCATGCACATCCAGAACCTACAG AGGTATAAAGCCATGAAGATCCAAGGCAGTACCACTCAGGAggatgcagagaagaaaaaaaaatgtagtaacACCATGGAAGAACTTGGAGAACCTGGGACCAAGGCAGTCTGTTCCGAAGGGCTGGAACACGAACCAGACAGGGAtaaaatcagccaatcagatccca AATCCGAAAAACAGACATCTAGCAACCGCTTGTCCCCAGACTCTGCCGTGGTCATCAAACGGCACACCTGTGTAGAGTCTAATGCAGAGGTTGGTTCTACATCCAACCAAGTGTCTCTCAGTCACCTTGAAAAACGAGG CTACATAGAGATAACGTTATAA